In a single window of the Streptomyces sp. NBC_00285 genome:
- a CDS encoding ATP-binding protein — MAGLEDFEQPRGDGRATAARWSPAVEDEHALKVLELFGNPTEAEVPLPSRPESAAAARRLTQVIVLRQWGLTPRMTEDAVLLVSELVGNAVRHTGARVFGLRMRRRRGWIRIEVRDPSRGLPCLMPVQEMDISGRGLFLVDKLSDRWGVDLLPRGKTTWFEMRVADR, encoded by the coding sequence ATGGCGGGGCTGGAGGACTTCGAACAGCCGCGGGGAGATGGCCGTGCTACGGCGGCGCGCTGGTCTCCGGCGGTCGAGGACGAGCACGCACTGAAGGTGCTCGAACTGTTCGGGAACCCCACGGAGGCAGAGGTTCCGCTGCCCTCCCGGCCGGAGTCCGCGGCAGCCGCACGGCGGTTGACGCAGGTGATCGTTCTCCGTCAGTGGGGACTGACCCCCAGGATGACCGAGGATGCCGTCCTGCTCGTCTCCGAACTCGTCGGGAACGCGGTCCGGCACACCGGGGCGCGGGTCTTCGGGCTGCGCATGCGGCGGCGCCGGGGGTGGATCCGGATAGAGGTCCGTGACCCGTCGCGCGGGCTGCCCTGTCTGATGCCGGTGCAGGAGATGGACATCAGCGGACGGGGGTTGTTCCTCGTGGACAAGCTCTCCGACCGGTGGGGCGTGGATCTGCTGCCTCGCGGAAAGACCACGTGGTTCGAGATGCGGGTGGCCGACAGATAG
- the glgX gene encoding glycogen debranching protein GlgX encodes MSSAAEQEAVTEAAEERPAALVNGARRGTPPVPVWPGAPTPLGARFRIGPDGVAGTNFALWAGGAEAVELCLFDADGKETRARLSELTHEIWHGFVPGVMPGQRYGYRVHGRWDPWTGGRWNPAKLLLDPYARAVDGDFGLPPEVYGHVRDWPQQQVADTVRDDRDSAPYVPKGVVVHDDDDWAEDRRPKTPWADSVIYELHVRGFTRLHPDIPEELRGTYAGLAHPAAIEHLVKLGVTAVELLPVHQFAHEDHLLRRGLKNYWGYNSIGYFAPHAAYAASGTTGQQVGEFKRMVRALHAAGIEVILDVVYNHTAEAGELGPTLSLKGIDNRGYYRLQSDARRYADYTGCGNTLHVVQPHVLRLITDSLRYWVTEMGVDGFRFDLAAALARSMHDVDMLSPFLAVIAQDPVLRRVKLIAEPWDVGSGGYQVGAFPPLWTEWNDRYRNAVRDFWRGALPDVRDLGYRLSGSSDLYAWGGRRPYASVNFVTAHDGFTLRDLVSYEHKHNEANGEGNRDGTDDNRAWNCGTEGETDDERIQALRRRQLRNLLTTLLLSTGVPMLVAGDELGRTQRGSNNAYCQDNEISWLDWGLLEQPGWKALFDLTSRLISLRHRHPVLRRRAFFSGRADSVDGIRDLAWFTARGTEMTERDWYAPAATLGMYLSGRDIPGRDERGVPIVDDSFLAVLHAGDRPAAFLLPGPPWAERYEVVVDTSGEEQTQAPGVIHRAGTSITVPARAVLLLRVVG; translated from the coding sequence GTGTCCAGCGCAGCCGAGCAGGAGGCGGTGACGGAAGCCGCTGAGGAGCGCCCCGCCGCGCTGGTGAACGGCGCGCGGCGGGGGACGCCCCCCGTGCCCGTGTGGCCCGGTGCTCCGACGCCGCTGGGCGCCCGGTTCCGGATCGGTCCGGACGGCGTGGCGGGAACCAACTTCGCGCTGTGGGCGGGCGGGGCCGAGGCGGTCGAGCTGTGCCTGTTCGACGCCGACGGCAAGGAGACACGGGCCCGGCTCAGCGAGCTCACGCACGAGATCTGGCACGGCTTCGTACCGGGGGTGATGCCCGGTCAGCGGTACGGCTACCGGGTGCACGGCCGCTGGGACCCGTGGACCGGCGGCCGCTGGAACCCGGCGAAGCTGCTCCTGGACCCGTACGCCCGCGCGGTGGACGGCGACTTCGGCCTGCCGCCCGAGGTGTACGGCCATGTCCGCGACTGGCCCCAGCAGCAGGTCGCGGACACCGTGCGCGACGACCGCGACTCGGCGCCGTACGTCCCGAAGGGCGTGGTCGTCCACGATGACGACGACTGGGCCGAGGACCGCCGCCCGAAGACACCGTGGGCGGACTCCGTCATCTACGAGCTGCACGTCCGCGGCTTCACCCGGCTGCACCCGGACATCCCCGAGGAACTCCGGGGCACGTACGCCGGGCTGGCACACCCGGCCGCGATCGAGCACCTGGTGAAACTCGGCGTCACGGCCGTGGAGCTGCTCCCCGTCCACCAGTTCGCGCACGAGGACCACCTGCTGCGGCGCGGCCTCAAGAACTACTGGGGCTACAACTCCATCGGCTACTTCGCGCCGCACGCGGCCTACGCCGCCTCCGGTACGACGGGCCAGCAGGTCGGCGAGTTCAAGCGCATGGTCCGCGCGCTGCACGCCGCCGGGATCGAGGTCATCCTCGACGTGGTCTACAACCACACGGCGGAGGCGGGCGAGCTGGGGCCCACGCTGTCCCTGAAGGGCATCGACAACCGGGGGTACTACCGCCTCCAGTCGGACGCCCGGCGCTATGCGGACTACACCGGCTGCGGCAACACCCTGCACGTGGTGCAGCCACATGTGCTCCGGCTGATCACCGACTCCCTGCGCTACTGGGTGACGGAGATGGGCGTCGACGGCTTCCGCTTCGACCTGGCCGCCGCGCTGGCCCGCTCGATGCACGATGTCGACATGCTGTCCCCGTTCCTCGCGGTCATCGCGCAGGACCCGGTGCTCCGGCGCGTGAAGCTGATCGCCGAGCCGTGGGACGTGGGCTCCGGGGGATACCAGGTGGGCGCCTTCCCGCCGCTGTGGACGGAGTGGAACGACCGCTACCGCAACGCCGTACGCGACTTCTGGCGGGGCGCACTCCCGGACGTACGGGACCTCGGCTACCGCCTCTCCGGCTCCAGCGACCTGTACGCGTGGGGCGGGAGGCGGCCGTACGCGTCGGTCAACTTCGTCACCGCGCACGACGGTTTCACCCTGCGCGACCTGGTGTCCTACGAGCACAAGCACAACGAGGCGAACGGCGAGGGCAACCGGGACGGCACGGACGACAACCGGGCGTGGAACTGCGGTACGGAGGGGGAGACGGACGACGAGCGCATACAGGCGCTCAGGCGGCGGCAGTTGCGGAACCTGCTGACCACGCTGCTGCTGTCGACGGGCGTGCCGATGCTGGTCGCCGGCGACGAACTCGGCCGCACCCAGCGCGGCAGCAACAACGCCTACTGCCAGGACAACGAGATCAGCTGGCTGGACTGGGGACTGCTCGAACAACCCGGCTGGAAGGCCCTGTTCGACCTGACGTCCCGGCTGATCTCACTGCGCCACCGGCACCCGGTGCTGCGCCGCCGCGCCTTCTTCTCCGGGCGGGCGGACTCGGTGGACGGCATCCGCGACCTCGCCTGGTTCACCGCCCGCGGCACGGAGATGACGGAACGGGACTGGTACGCGCCCGCCGCCACCCTCGGCATGTATCTGTCGGGCCGGGACATCCCCGGCCGGGACGAGCGCGGGGTGCCGATCGTCGACGACAGCTTCCTGGCCGTCCTGCACGCAGGCGACCGTCCGGCGGCCTTCCTGCTGCCGGGGCCGCCGTGGGCGGAGCGGTACGAGGTGGTCGTCGACACGTCGGGCGAGGAACAGACGCAGGCGCCGGGGGTGATCCACCGGGCGGGGACGTCGATCACGGTTCCGGCGCGGGCGGTGCTGTTGCTCAGG
- a CDS encoding polysaccharide deacetylase family protein, with product MTTTDRRTALRAGAGLVAGGAFAAGCSATGAVAHPAPSSRPSGSPAAPGPRRYPGSPAQLTHGPRTRPRVALTFHGQGDPAIARALLDQAERHHARVTVLAVGTWLDAHPDLARRILDGGHDLGNHTLHHIDINSLPEAAARQEITGCAERLRRLTGSIGTWFRPSRTPTATPLVTRVAREAGYPHVLSYDVDSLDFTSPGAAAVARKVLAEIREGSVVSLHFGYDDTVAALPVVLEELDRRGLAAVTTTELFS from the coding sequence GTGACCACGACCGACCGCCGCACAGCGCTGCGTGCCGGTGCGGGGCTTGTCGCCGGAGGTGCGTTCGCCGCCGGATGTTCCGCCACCGGCGCCGTCGCGCATCCCGCGCCCTCCAGCCGCCCGTCCGGCTCGCCCGCCGCCCCCGGACCCCGCCGCTATCCCGGCAGCCCCGCCCAGCTCACCCACGGACCCCGCACCCGCCCCCGCGTCGCCCTCACCTTCCACGGCCAGGGCGACCCCGCCATCGCCCGCGCCCTGCTCGACCAGGCCGAACGGCATCACGCCCGCGTCACCGTCCTCGCCGTCGGGACCTGGCTCGACGCGCACCCCGACCTCGCCCGACGCATCCTCGACGGCGGACACGACCTCGGCAACCACACCCTCCACCACATCGACATCAACTCCCTGCCCGAAGCCGCGGCCCGGCAGGAGATCACCGGCTGTGCCGAACGGCTGCGGCGGCTCACCGGGTCGATCGGGACCTGGTTCCGGCCCTCCCGCACACCCACCGCCACACCCCTCGTCACGCGGGTCGCCCGGGAGGCCGGCTATCCGCATGTCCTGTCCTACGACGTCGACTCCCTCGACTTCACCTCGCCCGGCGCCGCCGCCGTCGCCCGCAAGGTCCTCGCCGAGATCCGCGAAGGATCCGTGGTGAGCCTGCACTTCGGCTACGACGACACGGTCGCCGCCCTCCCCGTCGTACTGGAAGAACTCGACCGGCGCGGCCTGGCCGCGGTGACCACCACGGAGCTGTTCAGCTGA
- a CDS encoding L,D-transpeptidase, with translation MNVRPISGASVDARRRGTKALPALILGVLMLTVTACGGGNSGSGSGDAKADKSDSSATETKQSEAVVSIAPKDGAKSVDTSGALKVGATQGKLTEVQVKDGKGAAVAGEIAADGASWTPSAHLASGTRYLVHAVAKDSKGRTAAEDSSFTTLTPKNTFTGTFTPEDGSTVGVGMPFSIRFTRGITSPADVEKAITVKTSPAVDVQGHWFGNDRLDFRPEQYWKEGTKVTVDLNLDGVEGRSGVYGKQDKTVSFTVGRNQVSVVDAKKHTMKVTQDGKTIKTIKVTTGKPGYDTWNGQMVISEKLAVTRMNGETVGYGGEYDIKDVPHAARLTDSGTFIHGNYWGGDAFGNYNASHGCVGLRDVKGGYDGDVPAAWFFNHSMIGDVVVVKNSDDATVAADNGLNGWNMSWEKWKA, from the coding sequence TTGAACGTGCGACCGATATCGGGGGCGTCGGTTGACGCGCGAAGGCGCGGTACCAAGGCACTTCCGGCGCTGATACTCGGCGTTCTGATGCTGACCGTCACCGCCTGCGGAGGAGGAAACTCCGGGTCCGGTTCCGGTGATGCCAAGGCGGACAAGAGCGATTCGTCCGCCACCGAGACCAAGCAGTCGGAGGCGGTCGTCTCCATCGCTCCGAAGGACGGCGCGAAGTCCGTCGACACCAGCGGCGCCCTCAAGGTCGGCGCCACCCAGGGCAAGCTGACCGAGGTCCAGGTGAAGGACGGCAAGGGCGCCGCGGTGGCCGGTGAGATAGCCGCCGACGGCGCCTCCTGGACGCCGTCCGCCCATCTCGCCTCCGGCACCAGGTACTTGGTGCACGCGGTCGCGAAGGACTCCAAGGGCCGTACGGCGGCCGAGGACTCCAGCTTCACCACCCTGACCCCGAAGAACACCTTCACCGGCACGTTCACGCCCGAGGACGGCTCGACGGTGGGTGTCGGAATGCCGTTCTCCATCCGCTTCACCCGGGGCATCACCAGCCCCGCGGACGTCGAGAAGGCCATCACGGTCAAGACCTCGCCCGCGGTCGACGTCCAGGGCCACTGGTTCGGCAACGACCGCCTGGACTTCCGTCCCGAGCAGTACTGGAAGGAAGGCACCAAGGTCACCGTCGACCTGAACCTCGACGGCGTCGAGGGCCGCTCCGGCGTCTACGGCAAGCAGGACAAGACGGTCTCCTTCACCGTCGGCCGCAACCAGGTCTCCGTCGTGGACGCCAAGAAGCACACGATGAAGGTCACCCAGGACGGCAAGACCATAAAGACCATCAAGGTCACCACCGGCAAGCCCGGCTACGACACCTGGAACGGCCAGATGGTCATCAGCGAGAAGCTCGCCGTGACCCGCATGAACGGTGAGACCGTCGGCTACGGCGGCGAGTACGACATCAAGGACGTCCCGCACGCCGCCCGCCTGACCGACTCCGGCACCTTCATCCACGGCAACTACTGGGGTGGCGACGCGTTCGGCAACTACAACGCCAGCCACGGCTGCGTGGGGCTGCGTGACGTCAAGGGCGGTTACGACGGCGATGTGCCGGCCGCCTGGTTCTTCAACCACTCCATGATCGGCGACGTGGTCGTCGTCAAGAACTCCGACGACGCGACGGTCGCCGCGGACAACGGCCTCAACGGCTGGAACATGTCGTGGGAGAAGTGGAAGGCGTAG
- a CDS encoding L,D-transpeptidase: MTHGQGRARRVGAVLAAVLTWAGLLAGAAGCTSDGGGGIGGVGGFGKPPAPEDVIRVAPDDGTKGVPPEEKLRVRVPSGRLESVTVVKSQDAQDSAVPGRISDDGLRWEPDEAQLALAARYTVDAVALDGHGRRSARHTTFTTYVPDERFIGYVTPENRSTVGTGMIVSLEFNREIQDRAAVERAVHVTSKPPVEIRPHWFGDGRLDFRPEHYWQPGTRVTVALRLRDVEGAPGVYGLQYKTFSFTVGRSQVSLVDAAEHTMQVRRDGELLATVPITAGAPKTTTYNGKMVVTEMLEVTRMNSRTVGFGGEYDIPDVPHALRLTDSGTFVHGNYWAPDAPGRTNVSHGCVGLMDVKGGSSDTPAGWFFDRSLIGDVVEVVHSNDKNVAPDNGLGGWNMNWKQWKAGGAGK, from the coding sequence GTGACGCATGGACAAGGGCGCGCTCGGCGCGTGGGGGCCGTTCTGGCCGCCGTACTGACATGGGCAGGACTGCTGGCCGGAGCCGCCGGCTGTACGTCGGACGGGGGTGGTGGGATCGGCGGTGTCGGGGGCTTCGGGAAACCCCCGGCGCCCGAGGACGTCATCAGGGTCGCCCCCGACGACGGCACCAAGGGCGTACCGCCCGAGGAGAAACTACGGGTCCGGGTGCCCAGCGGCCGCCTGGAGTCGGTCACCGTCGTCAAGTCCCAGGACGCGCAGGACTCCGCGGTGCCCGGGCGCATCTCCGACGACGGCCTGCGCTGGGAACCCGACGAGGCGCAGCTCGCGCTGGCCGCCAGGTACACGGTCGACGCGGTCGCCCTCGACGGCCACGGGCGCCGCTCGGCCCGGCACACGACCTTCACGACCTACGTCCCCGACGAGCGCTTCATCGGCTACGTCACCCCGGAGAACCGCTCCACCGTCGGCACCGGAATGATCGTCTCCCTGGAGTTCAACCGGGAGATCCAGGACCGCGCCGCCGTCGAACGCGCCGTACACGTCACCTCGAAGCCGCCCGTCGAGATCCGGCCCCACTGGTTCGGCGACGGCCGCCTCGACTTCCGCCCCGAGCACTACTGGCAGCCCGGCACGCGCGTGACGGTCGCCCTCAGGCTCCGTGACGTCGAAGGGGCGCCCGGCGTCTACGGCCTCCAGTACAAGACCTTCTCCTTCACCGTCGGCCGCAGCCAGGTCTCCCTCGTGGACGCCGCGGAACACACCATGCAGGTCCGGCGGGACGGCGAACTGCTGGCCACCGTGCCGATCACCGCGGGCGCCCCGAAGACGACGACGTACAACGGCAAGATGGTCGTCACCGAGATGCTGGAAGTGACCCGCATGAACAGCCGCACGGTCGGCTTCGGCGGCGAGTACGACATCCCCGACGTCCCGCACGCCCTGCGCCTGACCGACTCCGGCACCTTCGTGCACGGCAACTACTGGGCGCCGGACGCCCCGGGCAGGACCAATGTCAGCCACGGCTGTGTGGGCCTCATGGATGTGAAGGGCGGCAGTTCGGACACGCCCGCGGGCTGGTTCTTCGACCGCAGTCTCATCGGTGACGTCGTCGAGGTCGTCCACAGCAATGACAAGAACGTCGCTCCCGACAACGGGCTCGGAGGCTGGAACATGAACTGGAAGCAATGGAAGGCGGGTGGAGCGGGGAAGTAA
- a CDS encoding enoyl-CoA hydratase/isomerase family protein: MTVNLEVVEGVGTIRLDRPPMNALDVATQDRLKELAEEATRREDVRAVIVYGGEKVFAAGADIKEMQSMDHTAMVLRARALQDSFTAVARIPKPVVAAITGYALGGGCELALCADFRIAGDNAKLGQPEILLGLIPGAGGTQRLARLVGPSKAKDLIFTGRMVKADEALTLGLVDRVVPAGEVYTEAHAWAAKLAQGPAMALRAAKESIDTGLETDIETGLAVERNWFAGLFATEDRERGMKSFVEEGPGKAKFL, translated from the coding sequence ATGACCGTGAATCTCGAAGTCGTCGAAGGTGTCGGCACCATCCGTCTCGACCGCCCGCCCATGAACGCGCTGGACGTGGCGACCCAGGACCGGCTGAAGGAGCTCGCCGAGGAGGCGACCCGGCGCGAGGACGTACGGGCCGTGATCGTGTACGGCGGGGAGAAGGTGTTCGCGGCCGGGGCGGACATCAAGGAGATGCAGAGCATGGACCACACCGCGATGGTCCTGCGCGCCCGCGCCCTCCAGGACTCGTTCACGGCCGTGGCCCGCATCCCCAAGCCGGTCGTCGCGGCGATCACCGGCTACGCGCTGGGCGGCGGCTGCGAACTGGCGCTGTGCGCGGACTTCCGGATCGCGGGGGACAACGCCAAGCTGGGGCAGCCGGAGATCCTGCTCGGCCTGATCCCCGGCGCGGGCGGCACCCAGCGCCTCGCCCGGCTGGTCGGCCCGTCCAAGGCGAAGGACCTGATCTTCACGGGTCGTATGGTCAAGGCCGACGAGGCGCTGACGCTGGGCCTGGTGGACCGGGTCGTCCCCGCCGGCGAGGTGTACACCGAGGCGCACGCCTGGGCGGCGAAGCTCGCGCAGGGACCGGCGATGGCGCTGCGCGCGGCGAAGGAGTCGATCGACACGGGTCTGGAGACCGACATCGAGACGGGCCTCGCGGTGGAACGGAACTGGTTCGCGGGTCTGTTCGCCACGGAGGACCGCGAGCGGGGTATGAAGAGCTTCGTCGAGGAGGGTCCCGGTAAGGCGAAATTCCTCTGA
- a CDS encoding YVTN family beta-propeller repeat protein translates to MKRKLANRNLVRRHLVRSALIAGAAFVALAACGTETRHGTNEDHGTKAAAPVPVRQVKPVRKPVQGLPGMPPVLDPHDVYAADRPNRLSPVVKDFPSRVYVPNTESDTVSVIDPRTYEVIETIRVGRQPQHVVPSWDMKTLWVNNDRGNTLTPIDPRTGEAGTPVEVHDPYNLYFTPNGKYAVVMASLDRELVFRDPHTMKVVKTEPVSCYGVNHADFSLDGRYFIVSCEFSGELLKVDTEKMKVVGQLRLPFRGAMPQDVKISPDGKRFYIADMMADGMWVLDGDKFTEPTLLPTGKGTHGLYISRDSREMYVSNRGEGTVSVFDFTRNRLTKKWHLPHGGSPDMGGVSADGKVLWLSGRYNSEVYAIDTRTGAQLARVKVGSGPHGLAVYPQPGRYSLGHTGIFR, encoded by the coding sequence ATGAAGCGCAAGCTCGCGAACCGCAACCTCGTGAGGCGCCACCTCGTGCGGAGCGCCCTGATCGCGGGCGCCGCGTTCGTCGCCCTCGCCGCCTGCGGTACCGAGACCAGGCACGGGACGAACGAGGACCACGGCACCAAGGCGGCCGCTCCCGTCCCGGTGAGACAGGTGAAACCGGTGAGGAAGCCGGTCCAGGGGCTGCCGGGGATGCCGCCCGTCCTCGACCCGCACGACGTCTACGCGGCGGACCGGCCGAACAGGTTGTCGCCGGTGGTCAAGGACTTCCCGTCCCGGGTGTACGTGCCCAACACCGAGTCCGACACGGTCTCCGTCATCGACCCGAGGACGTACGAGGTCATCGAGACGATCCGGGTGGGCCGCCAGCCCCAACACGTCGTCCCCTCCTGGGACATGAAGACGCTCTGGGTCAACAACGACCGCGGCAACACCCTCACCCCCATCGACCCGAGGACCGGGGAGGCGGGCACACCGGTCGAGGTGCACGACCCGTACAACCTCTACTTCACGCCCAACGGCAAGTACGCCGTCGTGATGGCCTCCCTCGACCGCGAACTCGTCTTCCGCGACCCGCACACCATGAAGGTGGTCAAGACCGAACCGGTCAGCTGCTACGGCGTCAACCACGCCGACTTCTCCCTGGACGGGAGGTACTTCATCGTGTCCTGCGAGTTCAGCGGCGAGCTGCTGAAGGTCGATACCGAGAAGATGAAAGTCGTCGGGCAACTGAGACTGCCCTTCCGCGGGGCCATGCCGCAGGACGTCAAGATCTCGCCGGACGGGAAGCGGTTCTACATCGCGGACATGATGGCCGACGGGATGTGGGTGCTGGACGGCGACAAGTTCACCGAGCCGACCCTGCTGCCCACCGGCAAGGGCACCCACGGCCTGTACATCAGCCGCGACTCCCGCGAGATGTATGTCTCCAACCGCGGCGAAGGGACCGTCTCCGTCTTCGACTTCACCCGGAACAGGCTCACCAAGAAGTGGCACCTGCCCCACGGCGGCAGCCCCGACATGGGCGGCGTCTCGGCCGACGGCAAGGTCCTGTGGCTGTCGGGCCGTTACAACTCCGAGGTGTACGCCATCGACACCCGCACCGGAGCCCAGCTCGCCCGCGTCAAGGTCGGCAGCGGCCCGCACGGACTCGCGGTGTACCCGCAGCCGGGGCGGTACTCGCTGGGGCACACCGGCATCTTCCGCTGA